The Vibrio aerogenes nucleotide sequence CAGACCTGAATGCTGTTGATGTCCTTTAATCGGTGATATCTGATTCGATAAAAAAACCGCTCTTTGTGAGCGGTTTTTTTATTGGAAAGCTTGCTACATCAGTCATTAATGAAGAATACGGGCTCTGATAGTCCCTTCAATAGCTTTCAGCTTATCGAGTGCTTCTTGCGAGCGGGCTGTTTCAACATCAATCACAACATACCCAATGTCGGCCGTTGTTTGCAGGTATTGTGCTGCAATGTTGATATCATCCTGAGCAAAGATAGTATTGATTTGGTTCATGATTCCCGGACGGTTTTCATGAATATGAAGCAAACGGGAGCAATTACGCATTGCAGGTAAAGAGACTTCAGGCATATTCACGCTGGACAACGTTGAACCGTTGTTTGAATATTTCACAATTTTACCTGCAACCTCAATGCCAATGTTTTCCTGAGCTTCCTGCGTTGAGCCACCAATGTGAGGTGTCAGTAACACATTATCAAATTTAGTCAGAGGTGATTCAAACTGGTCTGCATTTGTTTTCGGCTCTGTTGGGAATACATCAATTGCAGCGCTGGCGATGTGTCCGGATTCCAGCGCCTGACATAGTGCCTCAATATCAACCACAGTTCCGCGGGCTGCATTGATGAAGATAGAGTTTGGTTTCATGGCTGCAAACTCTTCAGTCGACATCATATTCTTGGTCTCCGGGGTTTCCGGGACGTGCAGTGTAATGACATCACATTTTCCGAGCAACTCCTGCATGGTTGAAACCTGATGCGCGTTACCAAGGGAAAGTTTACTTTCAATATCATAAAAATAAACTCTCATTCCGAGATTTTCTGCAATAATGCTTAGCTGTGTACCAATATGACCATATCCGATAATACCCAATGCTTTTCCCCGGGCTTCGAAACTATTGTCGGCACTTTTTTTCCAGATACCACGATGTGCGAGCGCATTTTTTTCCGGAATACCGCGTAAGAGCAGAAGTATTTCCCCCATGACCAATTCAGCAACGCTACGGGTGTTGGAAAATGGTGCATTAAATACAGGGATGCCTCGTTTTGCTGTTGCTTTCAGATCGACTTGGTTCGTTCCGATACAGAAACAACCGATACCAACCAGCTTTTTGGCTGCATCAATGACTTTTGCATTCAGATTGGTTCTGGAGCGGATGCCAACGAAATGCGCATCTTTGATGGCTTCAAGCAAATCTTCTTCAGATAACGAACCTTTGTGGTATTCAATATTGGTGTAGCCATCAGCTTGCAGTATCTCAAGTGCTGAAGGGTGGACACCTTCCAGAAGCAGTATTTTAATTTTGTTTTTATCAAGTGAAAAATTGGCCATTCATATCGTCCTTAATTAGAAAAAAGTAGACAATGATCTACACAAGAAAATGGTATTTATCTGCAAAGTTTGGTGTTTTTGCTTTAAGCAAACGTTTTCCTTGTGTCTTTTCTCGTCATAAAATAACAAAAAATTATGTCTTTGGGTAAGAAAATTACGTCATAAGGCATAATGAAGTTTATACAGAACAAAGACAGAGTCAGAACCTATGGTCAGACAACAGGAAATTATACTTTTTACGCTGTATTTGATGCGTATACAAGCAAATATTAATGAAATGGTTCTACGGGGGAAAAGAAAGGAGACTGGCCGTTTCAGTGCAGTGATGAACCGGCCAGATAAATTTTAGCAAATGACCTGTGCGCCATCAGGAGTACCGATGATAATGACATCTGCACCTCTGTGGGCGAAAAGTCCGTTAGTGACAACGCCTGGAATATTATTGAGTGTCACTTCAAGTGATTTTGGGTCTGTAATGTGAAGTCCGTGAACATCGATAATTATATTGCCGTTATCCGTCATGACGCCTTCACGGTAGACCGGATCGCCGCCCAGTCTTTTTATCTCGCGGGAAACCTGCTCCCGCGCCATTGGGATAACTTCCACTGGCAGTGGAAACTGGCCAAGTACCTCTACAGTCTTTGTATTATCAACAATACAAATAAATTGCTCTGAAATAGCAGCGACAATTTTTTCACGGGTCAGTGCAGCTCCGCCACCTTTAATCATGTCTTTTTCAGGGTTAATTTCATCCGCACCATCGATATAAACATCCAGCTTTTCAATGTCATTACAATCGTAAATCCGGATACCCAGCGCTTTGAGTTTTTCTGTCGATGCTACAGAGCTTGATACGGCCCCTTTGATATCATCTTTTATTGAACCAAGTGCATCAATAAAATGATTGACAGTGGAACCGGTGCCCACTCCGACAATACTGTCTTTTTTGACATACTTGAGTGCAGCCCATCCGGCTTCTTTTTTCATTTCATCCTGGGTCATTAATCGTCTCCTGATTCGTGGCATCGTTACTCATTTGAACGCCCTGGGGCTGTTTCTGGCGGCGATTATAGCGGCATTCAGCTGGATTCCCAACTCCATATTTTCGTTGGTGTCACGATTTTAGGCAGGGGAATATCCCAGGATTCGACCGGAAGCTTGTCCACATACTGGCAATCGTGCGCCAGACCTATTGCCCTGACAACTGGCTTCACCTTTTTCCACTCAGCCAGAGTTCGATCATAATATCCTCCTCCCATTCCCAGACGTTGTCCGGTGGCATCAAATCCGACAAGTGGTGTGAATATCAGGTCCAGATATTGAATGGGGAGGACATCTGCCTTTCGTAGCCTCGGTTCTTGTATGCCGTAACGGTTCGGAACCATGCAGGTATTTTGCGTATATTTCAGAAACAGCAGGTGTCCGGGAGAAAATGGATGAATGACCGGTAAATAAACAGACTTACCTTGTTGCCATAGCCAGTGAATGACCGGTTGGGTGTCAAGCTCTCCGTCAGAAGATAAATAAAGTGCAATATGCTGGCTGATTTTAACTTCAGGTAATTGTCTGAACTGATGGATTAATTCATGAGCCGCGTGTTGTTGAAAGTCTGATGTTAACTGATTGCGTCTTTTTCTGATTTCAGTTCTGAAGTTTGAACGGGAGCTCCCGGTATGATGCTCGGACATGATGTTTCCGGATAGAGTCATTAAGTTGAGGGGAAGATACCCCAGAGTGCCGTCGCAGATGTTAGACCCTTGAACCAGCTGGTTCAAGGCGGATCAGGAT carries:
- the serA gene encoding phosphoglycerate dehydrogenase; amino-acid sequence: MANFSLDKNKIKILLLEGVHPSALEILQADGYTNIEYHKGSLSEEDLLEAIKDAHFVGIRSRTNLNAKVIDAAKKLVGIGCFCIGTNQVDLKATAKRGIPVFNAPFSNTRSVAELVMGEILLLLRGIPEKNALAHRGIWKKSADNSFEARGKALGIIGYGHIGTQLSIIAENLGMRVYFYDIESKLSLGNAHQVSTMQELLGKCDVITLHVPETPETKNMMSTEEFAAMKPNSIFINAARGTVVDIEALCQALESGHIASAAIDVFPTEPKTNADQFESPLTKFDNVLLTPHIGGSTQEAQENIGIEVAGKIVKYSNNGSTLSSVNMPEVSLPAMRNCSRLLHIHENRPGIMNQINTIFAQDDINIAAQYLQTTADIGYVVIDVETARSQEALDKLKAIEGTIRARILH
- the rpiA gene encoding ribose-5-phosphate isomerase RpiA, with amino-acid sequence MTQDEMKKEAGWAALKYVKKDSIVGVGTGSTVNHFIDALGSIKDDIKGAVSSSVASTEKLKALGIRIYDCNDIEKLDVYIDGADEINPEKDMIKGGGAALTREKIVAAISEQFICIVDNTKTVEVLGQFPLPVEVIPMAREQVSREIKRLGGDPVYREGVMTDNGNIIIDVHGLHITDPKSLEVTLNNIPGVVTNGLFAHRGADVIIIGTPDGAQVIC
- a CDS encoding 5-formyltetrahydrofolate cyclo-ligase; the encoded protein is MSEHHTGSSRSNFRTEIRKRRNQLTSDFQQHAAHELIHQFRQLPEVKISQHIALYLSSDGELDTQPVIHWLWQQGKSVYLPVIHPFSPGHLLFLKYTQNTCMVPNRYGIQEPRLRKADVLPIQYLDLIFTPLVGFDATGQRLGMGGGYYDRTLAEWKKVKPVVRAIGLAHDCQYVDKLPVESWDIPLPKIVTPTKIWSWESS